The following coding sequences lie in one Clarias gariepinus isolate MV-2021 ecotype Netherlands chromosome 27, CGAR_prim_01v2, whole genome shotgun sequence genomic window:
- the rfx6 gene encoding DNA-binding protein RFX6 yields MFFKDRFDEEEEDSGIKSEADESNGTISSEDDLDHLEYTNNFTLKQTGTKKSISEIIKDKKKQTQLTLQWLEENYIVCEGVCLPRCILYAHYLDFCRKEKLDPACAATFGKTIRQKFPLLTTRRLGTRGHSKYHYYGIGIKESSAYYHSVYSGKGLTRFSGSKLKNEGGFTRKYSLSSKTGTLLPEFPSAQHLLLTESISKEKVDTLIMMYKTHCQCILDNAISVNFEEIQNFLLHFWQGMPDHLLPLLENPVIVDIFCVCDSILYKVLTDVLIPATMQDMPESLLTDIRNFAKLWEPWMVSSLENLPKILSEKKLPIARRFISSLKRQTSFLHLAQIARPALFDQNVVTAMVNDIDKVDLNSIGSQALLSNTSDQDLDFYSEYDSVAVFQELKDLLRKNATVESFIEWLDSVVEQKVIKPSKQNGRSVKKRAQDFLLKWSFFGARVMHSLTLNNATSFGSFHLIRMLLDEYILLAIETQFNNDKEQDLQNLLDKYMRNADASKATFTASPSSCFLANRNKAGMVNSDSSVKNESQPEYTHLSAAGTQHGLGATMVVYQGTDTDSFTLSGQLDYSQSSGPLITPPISPAMVNRGSVINQGPMAVRSPNSCPVQPHAPCQAFPDAMYQSLPASTFYSSSSTYQPTSLTQTHTPPSAYQTRTECARYSSFSGQQLAKDCFNSSCSGAAAYSSRVSSVSYPSTSEPTIEVQGVQLMDYGFAGSGGAHGCPGPVYTNAAHSGYYGNNGYVDTQRTGSLIDQHVSVISSVTSTRSVAAYSEVHDPLNILNDTGRKPSAPYYPGQPPLIPRSAGSSIAPPISCSVSPCMYGAAAQYHHTQDALLPHHGGAEVRDMVSSLPPINTVFMGSTGGPP; encoded by the exons ATGTTCTTCAAAGACAGGTTtgatgaagaggaggaggattCAGGGATTAAATCAG AGGCTGACGAAAGCAATGGAACCATCTCCTCTGAAGACGACCTAGACCACCttgaatatacaaataattttacTCTGAAGCAAACGGGGACAAAGAAGAGCATCAGTGAAATCATCaaggacaaaaagaaacaaactcaGTTAACACTTCAGTG GCTTGAGGAAAATTATATTGTTTGTGAAGGAGTCTGCTTGCCTCGGTGCATCCTTTATGCACATTACCTAGACTTCTGTCGCAAGGAGAAATTAGATCCTGCTTGCGCTGCCACTTTCGGCAAG ACTATAAGGCAAAAATTTCCTCTTCTAACGACTCGAAGACTCGGCACCAGAGGCCATTCAAA gtATCATTACTATGGAATCGGGATTAAGGAGAGCAGTGCTTATTATCATTCTGTATACTCAGGGAAAGGTCTGACCAG GTTCTCTGGAAGCAAGCTAAAAAATGag GGAGGTTTCACACGGAAATATTCTCTCAGTTCTAAAACAGGAACGTTACTACCAGAATTTCCAAGCGCCCAACATTTATTGCTTACCGAGTCCATTTCGAAAGAAAAG GTCGACACACTGATCATGATGTACAAAACTCACTGCCAGTGTATTCTCGACAACGCCATCAGTGTCAACTTTGAAGAG ATCCAGAACTTCTTGCTGCATTTCTGGCAAGGAATGCCAGACCATCTCTTACCTTTGCTGGAGAATCCAGTAATCGTGGatatcttttgtgtgtgtgactccATCCTATACaag GTCCTGACTGATGTTCTCATTCCTGCTACAATGCAGGACATGCCGGAAAG TCTTTTGACAGATATCCGAAATTTTGCCAAACTCTGGGAGCCCTGGATGGTTTCATCTTTGGAAAATCTGCCAAAAATCCTGTCAGAAAAGAAGCTGCCAATAGCTCGCCGATTTATTTCGTCCCTAAAGCGCCAGACTTCCTTCTTACACCTCGCTCAG aTTGCAAGACCGGCTCTTTTTGATCAAAATGTTGTGACGGCCATGGTGAACGACATAGACAAAGTAGATTTAAACAGCATAGGCTCCCAGGCACTCCTTTCCAACACTAGCGACCAGGACCTGGATTTCTACTCTGAAT ACGACTCGGTCGCCGTGTTCCAGGAGTTAAAGGATCTCCTGAGAAAGAATGCCACTGTCGAATCCTTTATTGAGTggctggactctgtggtggaaCAGAAAGTCATTAAG CCCAGTAAACAGAACGGTCGCTCAGTGAAAAAACGAGCTCAGGACTTTTTACTGAAATGGAGTTTTTTCGGCGCTCGCGTGATGCACAGCCTCACCTTAAACAACGCCACCAGCTTTG GCTCCTTTCACCTCATTCGGATGCTGTTAGATGAATATATCCTGCTGGCTATTGAAACACAGTTCAATAATGATAAAGAGCAAGATTTACAGAATCTCCTGGATAAATATATGAGAAATGCAG ATGCCAGTAAGGCGACGTTCACGGCTTCCCCGAGTTCTTGCTTCCTGGCAAATCGTAATAAAGCAGGGATGGTGAACAGCGACTCGTCAGTAAAAAACGAGTCCCAGCCTGAGTACACACACCTGTCTGCCGCAGGAACTCAACATGGACTGGGGGCCACCATGGTGGTGTACCAGGGGACGGACACAGACAGCTTTACACTATCTG GTCAGTTGGACTACTCCCAGAGCAGTGGCCCGTTGATCACCCCTCCCATCTCTCCAGCCATGGTGAACCGAGGCAGCGTGATCAACCAGGGCCCGATGGCAGTGAGATCACCGAACAGCTGCCCTGTCCAGCCTCACGCACCCTGCCAGGCTTTCCCTGATGCCATGTATCAAAGCCTCCCTGCCTCCACCTTCTACTCCAGCTCCTCCACCTACCAGCCTACCAGCCTGACTCAGACCCACACGCCACCCTCGGCTTACCAGACTCGTACCGAGTGCGCACGCTATTCCTCCTTCAGTGGTCAGCAGCTGGCTAAGGACTGCTTTAATAGCAGCTGCAGTGGTGCCGCAGCATACAGCTCGAGAGTTTCATCAGTAAGCTACCCGTCCACCTCTGAGCCCACCATCGAGGTTCAGGGAGTGCAACTAATGGACTACGGATTTGCAGGGAGTGGAGGAGCCCATGGATGTCCGGGCCCGGTGTACACCAATGCAGCACACAGTG GCTACTATGGGAACAATGGCTATGTGGACACGCAGAGGACGGGCTCTCTAATTGATCAGCATGTATCAGTGATCAGCAGTGTGACCTCCACCCGCTCCGTTGCTGCATACTCTGAAGTCCACGACCCTCTCAACATCCTGAACGACACGGGCAGAAAGCCGTCAGCACCGTACTACCCTGGGCAGCCTCCTCTAATTCCACGCTCAGCAG GTTCTTCAATAGCCCCTCCTATCAGTTGCTCGGTTTCTCCGTGCATGTACGGTGCCGCTGCTCAGTATCACCATACCCAAGATGCCTTGCTGCCTCACCACGGCGGCGCTGAAGTACGGGACATGGTGTCCTCTCTGCCTCCCATCAACACTGTGTTCATGGGGTCAACCGGAGGGCCACCGTAA
- the tdrd15 gene encoding tudor domain-containing protein 15, producing MEDSTLPASCALWPVDLMLTHTDCSPENTLVHFQGQYASICELDYKILHVEIQNVPKTTVPVEVGDSCLVEDLLSSSWYRGRVQNRSENLFDVFLLDHGNILTVDHSNLSTISDSLLMLPPKIVCGFIANVLPIQECWDELSQAYFSSLIGRHVNGYIHGLLPYKVLILEMPEITKDLLRLSLGRHVDTDTFLLLVELVVEAPIQQSYESVPDLLIEKQIAEEIAFKSSNLRSYENVLYLSSSKLIVGQKERVRIAAAVQPGLFYCQLSSAANDLKEMSEKLAVICESRNANIKDKPGERLGLLCAIKGKDEKWHRGLVQCLPVNSQVRVVFVDYGYCESVKVENIFQLPSDFLLTPIMTFPCSLSCLGDKDKDTVNQQLVLLRGGLLGKELVITVDNVSKEKNVCSVTLSNIAEYALIKTVQSKEVDKMAGNERQLGYIPTEATKDRISKNLVAFEDIQDGSVFEGYVEHVQNPQDFWVRTTKSNYRFEAMMNKLTDCFSRLQLNEEILQDPVPGQLCCAMYEKDMHYYRAVVVDNFEHEVEVFFIDFGNTEKVPSTLIKKMPTKLTVEPEFALNCSLAHVIPLEDVWTATATDFFRKVTSNKALLCHVIYRRGDVLVVELYDKRFEESHSITTLLTSAKMADYWAYRASELPVGKDHKTCKKVVRSQFAEKKRSQKLTNKEPRQEIKQTTDKQVHNETPKYSTVDSIKSQTFKPGAVVNVCCSHVGSPADFWCQNKENKQDLDRLMRRLQTFYQTNVSVVRPQSVCCAVRFQLDKKWYRGCILKQTGINVKVILVDYGMVVQEKLQNLQMLNPEFLELEAQAFRCSLCNLIGPVEGAVWSDNARTLLKHFTSENLWNLKCKIYSQVFIANQGLCNMVDLYIPSQQASAYLVEKGVAKEIQHPYELLPSVYPCSFVYSSFDISIGSEELVFPTQVVSPWEIYFQLDRNTEIIEQLMDRVMKESQALLSLAHPDKTGSVCLAKYSEDGKWYRSFVWPAQSSQHFNVIFVDYGSKQVAEKNNLLPIPRKAADLLLTPMQALRCSLSGIPEEEHLPEVNRWLEKATLNKELRAKFVSTNSSGHFVCDLFDGDIHINEKVKVMIAIHRVKDISVRKPISDGHKDFMIVSSVGNKLNIRRKNHVRSLVKPQRTPGHCKVIQGIVQSCQSKSSKLKCPQKSHNLKGCSENNGQTKENPSLKIMKVDCTIPSTSNMHSSNVLPNVSDLPAVKIAPGFKSVGFISHCDFGDSFFIQMQMDEQNILKMREELNSTPFTESLQCVTSNVKEGDLVAARYDEDLALYRAAVNSVASSSHLTVEFIDYGNRETVDKMKIHPLASKFLSVPRLSIHCKLSNLYNSGDVKSFPSDAKDKPLVVEFLQNLGYAWEVSVQQFQSKELVPAEGSNKTEDKVSGSDQAKQSQELYGAVYDCDTSLPSIGEDVLEAVSASIEEKTTVLESVLKEETTVLESVQEKTLDKVQATRATDCIQHHPTSTVVTIPPEMPVNKEDEIQRLSLAPVKRDHEYSGFAAAITTPGEFCIVFDDLLFIMHALSIFLEDLPEDLAPVPEAHLIPGTGCLVKSDQMKKWCRAEIIQCDNESVIINLVDYGHYLHMASQDVCNLKMLTVELASLPKITYPCMLRGIKPADELQWSDRAAMFFQQCLYQKALQIHFREYVSEAQWEVDIVTSNRNVAKELVDAGYAHYIDNLLGIRFQLRLGRKSEIKSNSLEGKHEQTQAKMERTEDASSSRSGGDEICEGCSTEGEREDSSSGSSDKQELRK from the coding sequence ATGGAGGACTCAACGCTTCCTGCTTCATGTGCCCTCTGGCCAGTGGACCTGatgttaacacacactgactgcaGTCCTGAAAACACGTTGGTCCACTTTCAAGGCCAATACGCTTCGATCTGTGAGCTGGACTACAAAATTCTCCATGTGGAAATTCAGAATGTCCCCAAAACCACTGTACCTGTGGAAGTTGGAGACTCTTGCTTGGTGGAAGACTTGCTGTCCAGTAGCTGGTATAGAGGACGGGTTCAGAACCGATCGGAAAATTTGTTCGATGTGTTCCTGCTGGATCATGGCAACATTCTGACCGTTGATCACAGCAATTTGTCTACAATTTCTGATTCCTTACTCATGCTCCCACCAAAGATTGTCTGTGGGTTCATTGCTAATGTGCTCCCAATTCAGGAATGCTGGGACGAACTATCACAGGCGTATTTCTCTTCTTTGATAGGCAGACATGTCAATGGATATATCCATGGTCTTCTGCCATACAAAGTTCTTATTCTGGAAATGCCAGAAATAACCAAAGATTTGTTAAGACTGAGTTTAGGCAGACATGTGGATACAGACACTTTTTTGCTCTTGGTGGAACTGGTGGTAGAAGCGCCAATTCAACAAAGTTACGAATCTGTGCCAGATTTGCTCATTGAAAAGCAAATTGCAGAAGAGATTGCCTTTAAATCCTCTAATTTACGTAGCTACGAAAACGTCCTTTACCTCAGCAGCTCTAAGTTGATTGTCGGACAGAAGGAAAGAGTAAGAATAGCTGCTGCCGTGCAGCCTGGGTTATTTTATTGCCAGTTATCCTCTGCTGCAAATGACCTGAAAGAGATGTCAGAAAAATTGGCAGTTATATGTGAGTCGAGGAATGCTAATATCAAAGATAAGCCAGGCGAACGTCTGGGCCTACTATGTGCGATAAAAGGCAAAGACGAGAAATGGCACAGAGGTTTAGTCCAGTGCCTCCCTGTTAACTCTCAAGTTCGTGTTGTTTTTGTCGACTATGGGTATTGTGAATCTGTAAAAGTTGAAAACATCTTTCAGTTACCATCAGATTTTCTTCTAACACCCATCATGACTTTCCCGTGTTCTCTTTCTTGTTTGGGCGACAAAGACAAAGACACAGTGAACCAGCAACTGGTGCTTCTCAGAGGAGGGTTACTGGGTAAGGAGCTTGTGATTACAGTAGATAACGTAAGCAAAGAAAAGAATGTCTGTTCAGTCACGCTTAGCAACATCGCAGAATATGCACTTATCAAAACAGTACAGTCCAAAGAAGTTGATAAAATGGCAGGCAATGAGCGCCAATTGGGTTACATCCCAACTGAGGCCACAAAGGACAGAATCTCGAAGAATTTGGTTGCTTTTGAAGACATACAGGACGGCTCAGTGTTTGAGGGGTATGTCGAGCATGTTCAGAATCCTCAAGATTTCTGGGTGAGGACAACCAAGTCGAATTATCGATTTGAGGCCATGATGAATAAACTGACTGACTGTTTTAGTAGATTACAACTGAATGAGGAAATCCTTCAGGATCCAGTGCCTGGTCAACTCTGTTGTGCCATGTACGAAAAAGACATGCATTACTACCGAGCTGTTGTGGTGGATAATTTTGAACATGAAGTTGAGGTGTTTTTTATTGACTTCGGAAACACGGAAAAGGTGCCAAGCACGCTGATAAAGAAAATGCCCACCAAATTAACTGTAGAGCCAGAGTTTGCTCTTAATTGTTCCTTAGCTCATGTTATTCCACTGGAGGACGTCTGGACAGCCACAGCAACAGACTTCTTCAGGAAAGTCACTTCAAATAAAGCACTACTGTGTCATGTCATTTATAgaaggggtgatgtgctcgttgTGGAGTTGTATGATAAAAGGTTTGAAGAAAGTCATAGTATTACGACACTTTTGACAAGTGCAAAAATGGCAGATTACTGGGCATACAGGGCTTCTGAGCTCCCTGTAGGAAAGGATCACAAAACATGCAAGAAGGTTGTGAGAAGCCAGTTTGCTGAGAAAAAAAGGTCACAGAAACTAACTAACAAGGAGCCAAGGCAAGAGATCAAACAAACcacagacaaacaagtccacaATGAGACACCAAAATATTCTACTGTAGACAGTATCAAAAGTCAGACTTTTAAGCCAGGGGCTGTGGTCAATGTCTGCTGTTCACATGTCGGTTCCCCAGCAGATTTCTGGTGTCAGAACAAGGAAAACAAGCAAGACTTGGACAGATTAATGAGAAGACTACAAACGTTTTACCAGACCAATGTCTCTGTAGTACGGCCCcagagtgtgtgttgtgctgtCCGGTTTCAGCTGGATAAAAAGTGGTACAGGGGATGCATTCTGAAACAAACTGGTATAAACGTTAAGGTGATTCTAGTTGACTATGGCATGGTCGTGCAAGAAAAGCTGCAGAACCTTCAAATGCTAAATCCTGAGTTCCTTGAGCTTGAAGCGCAAGCATTCAGATGTAGCTTATGTAACCTAATTGGCCCAGTTGAAGGAGCAGTGTGGTCTGACAATGCAAGAAcattgttaaaacattttacttcTGAAAATTTATGGAatctgaaatgcaaaatttactccCAGGTCTTTATTGCAAATCAAGGCCTTTGCAATATGGTTGACTTGTACATACCTAGTCAACAAGCCTCCGCATATCTTGTTGAAAAGGGTGTTGCCAAGGAAATACAGCATCCCTATGAGCTACTTCCGTCTGTCTATCCATGCTCTTTTGTGTATTCTTCTTTTGACATTAGCATTGGAAGTGAGGAGTTGGTGTTCCCCACTCAAGTTGTCAGTCCATGGGAAATCTATTTCCAGCTAGACAGAAATACTGAAATAATTGAGCAACTTATGGACAGAGTTATGAAGGAAAGCCAAGCGTTATTGAGTCTGGCACATCCTGATAAAACTGGTAGCGTTTGCCTGGCCAAATATTCTGAAGATGGGAAGTGGTACAGATCATTTGTCTGGCCTGCTCAGTCCAGTcaacattttaatgtaatttttgttGACTATGGAAGCAAGCAGGTTGCtgagaaaaataatttgctgcCCATCCCCAGAAAGGCAGCTGATTTGCTTTTGACACCCATGCAAGCTTTAAGGTGTAGTCTTTCAGGTAttcctgaggaagaacatttgcctgaagttaataGATGGCTCGAGAAGGCCACACTCAACAAGGAACTTCGAGCAAAGTTCGTATCAACAAACAGCAGTGGTCATTTTGTTTGTGACCTTTTTGATGGTGACATTCATATTAACGAGAAAGTAAAAGTAATGATTGCAATTCATCGAGTAAAAGATATATCTGTCAGGAAACCTATCAGTGATGGCCATAAAGACTTTATGATTGTATCTTCTGTGGGCAACAAATTGAATATTAGAAGGAAAAATCACGTGAGATCTCTGGTCAAACCACAGAGGACACCAGGGCATTGTAAAGTCATCCAGGGCATTGTACAGTCATGTCAAAGCAAATCATCCAAATTAAAATGTCCACAAAAATCTCACAATCTTAAAGGATGTTCTGAAAATAATGGCCAGACCAAAGAGAATCCCAGTCTAAAGATCATGAAAGTAGATTGCACCATTCCAAGCACTTCTAACATGCACTCTTCTAATGTTTTGCCGAACGTTAGTGATCTACCAGCCGTCAAAATTGCTCCAGGTTTCAAAAGCGTGGGATTCATTTCTCACTGTGATTTTGGTGACAGCTTCTTCATCCAAATGCAAATGGATGAACAAAATATTCTTAAAATGAGGGAGGAACTAAACAGCACCCCATTTACAGAAAGTTTGCAGTGTGTTACATCAAATGTAAAAGAAGGGGATCTGGTTGCTGCGAGGTATGACGAGGACTTGGCCTTATATCGTGCTGCTGTCAATAGTGTCGCATCCAGTAGTCACCTGACAGTTGAATTTATTGACTATGGTAACAGAGAAACTGTTGACAAGATGAAAATTCACCCCTTAGCAAGCAAGTTCCTGAGTGTGCCAAGATTAAGCATCCATTGCAAACTTTCAAATTTATACAATTCGGGGGATGTTAAGTCTTTTCCAAGTGACGCTAAAGACAAACCCCTGGTGGTGGAGTTTTTACAGAATCTTGGGTATGCATGGGAAGTAAGCGTTCAGCAATTTCAGTCGAAAGAATTAGTTCCTGCTGAAGGATCTAACAAAACGGAGGACAAGGTTTCAGGTTCAGACCAAGCGAAGCAAAGCCAAGAGCTATATGGAGCAGTATATGATTGTGACACCTCCCTTCCAAGTATTGGTGAGGACGTACTTGAAGCAGTATCAGCCAGCATTGAAGAAAAAACCACAGTGCTTGAATCGGTTCTTAAAGAAGAAACCACAGTGCTTGAATCTGTTCAAGAGAAAACCTTGGACAAAGTGCAGGCCACAAGGGCGACCGATTGCATCCAACATCATCCAACTTCTACAGTTGTGACCATTCCCCCAGAAATGCCAGTGAACAAGGAAGACGAGATACAACGTCTATCTCTTGCACCAGTTAAAAGAGACCATGAATACTCAGGATTTGCAGCAGCAATCACCACGCCTGGGGAATTTTGCATTGTATTTGACGACCTACTTTTTATCATGCATGCTCTCTCAATTTTTCTTGAAGACCTACCAGAAGACTTGGCTCCAGTGCCAGAGGCTCACCTGATCCCTGGGACCGGCTGCCTGGTAAAGTCTGATCAGATGAAAAAATGGTGTAGAGCAGAGATAATACAATGTGACAACGAATCAGTAATCATTAATCTGGTCGATTATGGGCATTATCTTCATATGGCAAGCCAAGATGTCTGCAACCTCAAAATGCTTACTGTTGAGCTTGCTAGCCTTCCGAAGATCACTTACCCTTGCATGTTAAGAGGAATAAAGCCGGCTGATGAGCTGCAATGGTCTGACCGTGCTGCTATGTTCTTCCAGCAGTGTCTGTATCAAAAAGCCCTTCAGATACACTTTAGAGAGTATGTTTCAGAGGCACAGTGGGAGGTTGATATTGTTACGTCCAACAGAAATGTCGCTAAAGAGTTGGTCGATGCTGGTTATGCACACTACATAGACAATTTGCTTGGAATACGGTTTCAGCTAAGGCTAGGCCGTAAAAGTGAAATCAAGTCCAACTCTTTAGAGGGCAAACATGAGCAAACACAAGCGAAGATGGAGAGAACGGAAGATGCGTCATCAAGTCGTAGTGGTGGTGATGAAATTTGTGAAGGCTGTAgtacagaaggagagagagaagactCCTCGAGCGGAAGCTCTGACAAACAAGAATTAAGAAAGTAA